The following are from one region of the bacterium genome:
- a CDS encoding RNA polymerase sigma factor encodes MSQSEFSAMVERESPKIATLLARLLPNRSRVPDVLQEVWISVWQGLASFRGESALSTWVWKIAYRTALRERAKAFGRVDTAELLEEVDADPALPADVALDQRERIERMLATLTPLQRSVVTMFYLENFSISEIAEIVEQAEGTVKSHLHRARQRMIAASGE; translated from the coding sequence ATGAGTCAGTCGGAATTCTCTGCGATGGTAGAGCGCGAATCCCCCAAAATCGCGACTCTGCTTGCCCGCTTGCTTCCGAACCGATCACGGGTCCCTGACGTATTACAGGAAGTATGGATATCCGTTTGGCAGGGATTAGCCTCGTTTCGCGGCGAAAGTGCACTCTCGACTTGGGTCTGGAAGATTGCTTATCGTACCGCACTCCGTGAGCGTGCGAAAGCCTTTGGTAGGGTTGATACCGCTGAACTACTCGAAGAGGTTGATGCTGATCCTGCCCTCCCAGCCGATGTCGCACTCGACCAACGGGAACGGATCGAGCGGATGTTAGCGACGCTTACACCATTGCAGCGGTCGGTCGTAACGATGTTCTATTTGGAAAACTTCTCAATTTCCGAGATAGCCGAAATCGTCGAGCAAGCGGAAGGTACTGTGAAGAGTCACTTGCATCGCGCGCGCCAACGAATGATTGCCGCATCTGGCGAATAG
- a CDS encoding DUF4900 domain-containing protein gives MFRRVLRNQRGYSLIFAVPMAALLLASTLAYLKWQVSAQYNARHQVASIQAYYTAQAAVIAVPLAYMRNQPPGFSTTTSIPFADGYIDGVGRYLRPLIQYTSFQGMQAGNLIQNKDYLLSATGIATVNDARGFRTKNVEVRRKALLRIRKKSFQQYFYFTDIEQTRFGEFIWFFGGDTLYAPVHSNTDIGVHSGAVFYGFVTTVGRILTPNGSSFYALPAPGYRERVRRIDIPVRADLLREAASAGGTWLDTRNNEETYGLRFRGSAADVWIWRTGTTSPFMVEPPENTITIPSNREYGIFCDGDLWIQGSVTGNVGIGAQGNLRLMDNIVYTDCATWPYLVLPNSPNSMTLVSEAPEPVARTDPWTGILIANTWANGREDAANHFGVGTGSQHRRDIAIHGQLFALNSSFTFQEHNDNEGYDPYVYSCPQHGQDERGYIYLRGAVTQHRRGYVHRGNTETTGIRSGYLKSYRWDPRWDTRSGNVYAAPPFQVDLTSQGFQKWEILGWEDVAKSNE, from the coding sequence ATGTTCCGAAGAGTTTTACGAAACCAACGCGGGTACTCGCTGATTTTCGCGGTACCGATGGCAGCGTTGTTGCTTGCTTCGACCTTGGCATACTTGAAATGGCAAGTCAGCGCACAGTATAATGCGCGCCATCAAGTCGCCTCGATTCAAGCATACTATACTGCGCAAGCGGCAGTGATAGCAGTACCATTAGCATACATGCGGAATCAGCCGCCGGGTTTTTCAACCACGACCAGCATTCCTTTTGCCGATGGTTATATCGATGGAGTCGGACGATACTTACGTCCCTTGATCCAGTACACTTCTTTTCAAGGAATGCAGGCCGGCAACTTAATTCAGAATAAGGATTATCTGCTGTCTGCAACTGGTATTGCGACCGTAAACGATGCCCGGGGATTCCGGACGAAAAACGTCGAAGTACGTCGAAAAGCGTTATTACGCATTCGTAAAAAATCGTTTCAGCAATACTTTTACTTTACCGATATTGAACAAACGCGATTCGGTGAGTTTATTTGGTTCTTCGGTGGCGATACCCTTTATGCACCGGTGCACTCGAATACCGACATTGGTGTTCACTCCGGTGCGGTGTTTTATGGGTTCGTAACGACCGTCGGTCGGATATTAACGCCAAACGGTTCCTCGTTCTATGCGTTACCAGCACCAGGTTATCGTGAACGAGTTCGAAGAATCGATATTCCAGTTCGCGCTGACTTGTTACGGGAAGCGGCTTCGGCGGGTGGCACTTGGTTGGATACACGGAACAATGAAGAAACCTATGGGTTACGGTTCCGCGGATCTGCCGCCGATGTTTGGATCTGGCGAACGGGAACGACATCTCCCTTCATGGTCGAACCGCCAGAAAATACGATTACGATCCCATCTAACCGGGAATATGGGATTTTCTGCGACGGCGACTTGTGGATTCAGGGATCGGTCACTGGGAATGTTGGAATCGGTGCGCAAGGCAATCTGCGGTTGATGGACAATATTGTTTATACAGATTGTGCAACATGGCCTTATTTGGTATTGCCTAACTCCCCCAATTCCATGACATTAGTGAGTGAAGCACCGGAACCAGTTGCCCGAACCGATCCATGGACAGGAATTTTGATTGCCAATACTTGGGCGAATGGTCGTGAAGACGCCGCCAATCACTTCGGAGTCGGAACAGGCAGTCAACACCGTCGCGACATCGCAATTCATGGTCAGCTCTTTGCATTGAATTCAAGCTTCACGTTTCAGGAACATAACGACAACGAAGGATATGATCCATACGTTTATTCTTGTCCCCAGCATGGGCAGGACGAGCGTGGTTACATCTACCTCCGTGGAGCAGTGACTCAGCACCGTCGAGGTTATGTCCACCGTGGCAATACGGAAACGACGGGAATCCGATCTGGTTATTTGAAGAGCTACCGGTGGGATCCGCGATGGGATACCCGATCCGGCAATGTGTATGCAGCTCCGCCGTTCCAAGTTGATTTAACCAGTCAAGGGTTCCAGAAGTGGGAGATTCTTGGTTGGGAGGATGTTGCGAAAAGCAACGAATAA
- a CDS encoding type IV pilus twitching motility protein PilT translates to MVVDELLHFAVDQGASDLHLSSGSIPMIRVHGKMRKLALPETPPDELRESLFELLSDDQQERLEEQKELDMSHMIFDPLKQRQISKPKARFRVNIFSQIQGYAAVFRTIPAEIHGFEELGIPEVLKELAMKDRGLVLLTGPTGSGKSTTLATMVDHINEYKLLHIITIEDPIEFFHSSKNCMINQRELGANTHSFANALRSALREDPDVILVGEMRDLETISLALTAAETGHLVLATLHTSSAAKTIDRIIDIFPSGQKTQVRSMLAESLEAVVSQKLLPKKDGKGRVVACEIMIATTAVRNLIREDKIYQIPSVIQAGGKAGMQTLDQDLQRLMAKGVIDRDTAAHVADNPRLFEVNLSE, encoded by the coding sequence GTGGTTGTTGACGAACTTTTGCATTTTGCAGTTGACCAGGGCGCTTCTGACTTGCATCTAAGCTCCGGATCCATACCAATGATCCGGGTGCACGGCAAGATGCGTAAACTCGCATTGCCCGAAACCCCGCCCGATGAATTGCGGGAGTCGTTGTTTGAGCTTCTGTCCGACGATCAACAAGAGCGGCTTGAAGAGCAAAAAGAGCTCGATATGTCGCACATGATCTTTGATCCGCTCAAGCAGCGTCAGATTTCGAAACCGAAGGCGCGCTTCCGCGTCAATATCTTTTCCCAGATTCAAGGGTATGCTGCGGTGTTTCGGACGATTCCAGCCGAAATCCACGGTTTTGAAGAATTGGGAATTCCCGAAGTTCTGAAAGAACTCGCAATGAAAGACCGCGGTCTGGTATTGCTTACAGGGCCAACCGGTTCCGGTAAGTCTACTACATTGGCGACAATGGTCGATCATATCAACGAGTACAAACTTCTTCACATTATCACAATTGAAGACCCGATTGAGTTCTTCCACTCATCGAAGAACTGTATGATCAATCAACGGGAACTGGGCGCCAATACGCACAGCTTTGCCAATGCACTTCGCAGTGCGTTGCGTGAAGACCCTGATGTGATTCTGGTCGGTGAAATGCGCGACTTGGAAACGATTTCGCTCGCATTGACGGCAGCGGAAACCGGTCATTTGGTACTGGCGACCTTGCATACGTCGAGCGCGGCGAAAACAATCGACCGTATCATCGACATTTTCCCCTCGGGTCAGAAAACGCAGGTGCGCTCGATGCTTGCCGAATCGTTGGAAGCGGTAGTTTCCCAGAAACTGTTGCCGAAGAAGGATGGCAAAGGCCGGGTCGTAGCGTGTGAAATCATGATTGCCACGACGGCGGTGCGCAACCTGATTCGTGAAGATAAAATTTATCAAATTCCATCGGTCATTCAAGCTGGTGGAAAAGCCGGTATGCAGACGTTGGATCAGGACCTCCAACGGTTGATGGCAAAGGGCGTGATCGATCGCGATACCGCCGCTCACGTTGCCGACAACCCGCGGTTGTTCGAGGTCAACCTTAGCGAATAG
- a CDS encoding cation:proton antiporter, with product MQDPITVEVFRELIVVAGVSVLTSLILSRFKFPIITILLIAGVLIGPHGFSLVDEKAHIQLYAEFGVVLLLVSIGLQYSLKRLIKIWGLISIGGTLQVGLTTAVVTGLALYFDQSMEKSLFYGIAFALSSSTAVVLRTLTDRQEIDAPHGRIIIGTLIFQDLCIVPMFLILPILAGDGGGNPLFDISFAMMKAAIIIVLILVISRWAVPKLFEKVDRLRSSELFLFTVITLCIGTAWFTSYIGLSLSLGAFLAGMILADTEHSHRATANVHTLRDIFTSFFFISVGMMFDFRFAMQNLLIIGLLFVVLLFGKALIASFGYALMRFPLQIATIAGLGVAQFGETGFIMMKAGEQLGIIDSNEAALLLNAGILTLIVTPMVISLSPKFTAGALKLRRLESILGVRGIDNPSPVHSKYRDHVVIVGFGIGGQALARALKRVGVQYLVIELDVTRVREARQLGEPVYYGDIATPEALENAHVKSARGLVLMINDHKAAERAIAYARKNAPNTPVFVRTKYLNDSDSLLMLGATDVVVEEVEAGLAMLAKVLKLTEFERSERFELLKKARIDVKNHQIGSER from the coding sequence ATGCAGGATCCCATAACAGTAGAAGTGTTCAGAGAATTAATTGTGGTCGCCGGCGTGAGTGTTTTAACCTCACTTATCCTTTCCCGATTCAAGTTTCCCATTATCACTATTCTTCTGATTGCTGGGGTATTAATTGGTCCCCACGGCTTCTCACTTGTTGACGAAAAAGCCCATATCCAGTTGTATGCCGAATTTGGCGTCGTTCTGTTGCTGGTTTCGATCGGTTTACAATATTCGTTAAAACGGTTAATCAAAATCTGGGGATTGATCTCGATTGGTGGTACGTTGCAAGTAGGCTTAACAACAGCGGTCGTCACCGGTTTGGCGTTATACTTCGATCAATCGATGGAGAAATCGCTTTTTTATGGCATTGCTTTCGCGTTATCGTCAAGTACGGCAGTTGTATTGCGGACGTTGACCGACCGTCAAGAAATTGATGCGCCACACGGAAGAATCATTATTGGAACGCTCATTTTTCAGGACCTTTGTATCGTTCCGATGTTTTTAATCTTACCGATTCTTGCTGGCGATGGTGGGGGGAATCCGCTCTTCGATATCAGTTTCGCCATGATGAAAGCCGCGATTATCATAGTATTGATACTGGTTATTTCGCGGTGGGCGGTACCAAAGCTGTTTGAAAAAGTCGATCGATTGCGTAGCAGCGAGCTGTTCCTGTTTACGGTTATCACTCTGTGCATCGGTACGGCTTGGTTCACCTCGTACATCGGTTTATCGCTTTCTCTCGGAGCATTTCTCGCTGGGATGATCCTCGCCGACACCGAACACAGTCACCGCGCAACAGCAAACGTGCACACCCTACGAGACATTTTTACCAGTTTCTTCTTCATTTCGGTTGGAATGATGTTCGATTTCCGGTTCGCAATGCAAAATCTGCTGATTATCGGGTTGTTATTTGTCGTACTGTTGTTTGGCAAGGCGCTGATTGCTTCGTTTGGATATGCGCTGATGCGGTTTCCGCTTCAAATCGCAACGATTGCAGGCTTGGGAGTCGCACAGTTTGGAGAAACCGGCTTTATTATGATGAAAGCCGGAGAGCAGCTCGGAATCATTGATTCGAATGAGGCTGCGTTGTTACTGAACGCCGGAATTCTGACTTTGATTGTAACTCCGATGGTTATTAGTCTGTCGCCCAAATTTACAGCAGGCGCCCTCAAACTTCGCCGGTTGGAAAGCATCCTAGGCGTACGCGGCATCGACAATCCGTCCCCGGTTCACAGCAAGTACCGCGATCATGTCGTTATCGTTGGCTTCGGTATCGGAGGGCAAGCGCTCGCGCGAGCACTGAAGAGAGTAGGCGTGCAATATCTCGTTATCGAACTCGATGTGACCCGGGTGCGTGAGGCGCGGCAACTTGGTGAACCGGTTTATTACGGCGACATCGCTACGCCCGAAGCGTTGGAGAACGCTCATGTCAAGAGCGCCCGCGGTTTAGTATTAATGATAAATGATCACAAGGCGGCGGAGCGAGCTATCGCGTATGCTCGAAAAAACGCCCCGAACACACCAGTGTTCGTGCGCACGAAGTATCTCAACGATTCGGATTCCTTGTTAATGTTGGGGGCGACTGATGTGGTTGTTGAAGAGGTAGAGGCGGGATTGGCGATGCTCGCCAAGGTTCTCAAACTCACCGAGTTCGAACGGAGTGAACGATTCGAGTTGTTGAAAAAAGCACGGATCGACGTCAAAAACCATCAAATTGGATCGGAGCGTTAA